DNA sequence from the Janibacter sp. CX7 genome:
CGCGCCGCCTCGGCCGTCGCCGGCTGGGTGCTGCCGACGAGGCTCCACGGGGCCGTGACGAGGTCCTGCGCGTCGTCGCCCGGGCGCAGCCGGACCGTCGTCGAGATGCTCGACTCCGGCAGGTCGCCGACCTCACGGACGAGGTCCTGCGGGTCCTCCCCCGCCGCGAGGTCGGCGCCCGCCCGCGGGTCCCGGGTGATGAGCACCGGCCCGTCGCCGGCGGGCACGGTCAGCCCGGTCTCGATGCGCGGGCCGTCCTCGAGCTGCACCTCGCGGATGCCGAGTGGTGCCTGCGCGGCGGCCTCGGACGCCCGCGTGAGCTCGAGGGTGACCGTCCGGCGTTCGCGCCCGTCGAGCGGGATGCGCCAGGTCGTCGTGGAGCCGACCCGCACCCCGTCGCTGCCGTCGACCTCGACGGCAGCGAGACCGGCGAGGTCGCCGCCCCATGCCTCGTGGACGAGCAGGGCCGTCGGTCGCGCCCCCGGCGCCAGGGTGAGGGTCACCCGCTGGGTCCGGGCACCGTCGCCGCTCACCCACGCGGTGCGCGGGTCGCCGTCGACCATCGATGCGGGCCCGTCGCCGGCGCTGCGCCATTGCCGGGCGAAGGGGTCGGCTGCGCTCGACGAGACCGCCACCCGGGTGATGCCGTCGTGGAAGCGCGTCGTGCGTCCCCGCTCCTGCCCACCGGGCTCGAGGTCGCGCGTGCCGAGGAGCTCGGGCCAGAGGTTGTCCGCCGCCAGGGTCGGGCTGTGCCCGGCGGCCGGCGGGCGGCCGGAGTTGAGCGCCTGCCAACGCAGCGTGTCGGTGCGCACGTCGGCGGACCCCCCGGCCGTCGTCGTGACCGCTGCGGGGTCGAGCAGCCCGGTGGCGACGAGCGCGAACCACGCCTCCGGCGCCCCGGCCACGCCCACGACGCCGCCCTGCGGCACGACGGACACCGGCGTTGCCGGCACGTCGAGGCGCCAGATGCTCACCTCCTCCGAGCCGTCACCACGCGACCAGACCCGGGTCAGGCCGGGTGATGCCGCGAGGGTGGCGGCGACGCTCGGGGAGTCGACGGCCCCCACGTCGGGGTCGAGACCACCCCGCACGACGACTCGCGAGATGCCGAGCCGGCGCAGTCCCGTCGCCAGCTGCGGCTGGCGCCTGCCGGTGGCCACGAGCTCGTCCACCTCGTCGAGCACGCGGGTGGCTGCGGGGTGACCGAGCGGCGCGGCGGCACGGGCCAGCACCGGCGACGCGGCGAGCGCCCCGAGGGGTTCGTCCGTCACCCGACCCCACGTGTAGTCCGCGGTGCGAGCGCCCGGCAGCACGAGGGTCGTCCCGCCGTCGCTGGCAGCCATCGTGTCGACCTCGCTCGCCGCGGCGCGCCAGGTCTGCGGCACGTCGGTCGGCGCCCAGGCATCTCCGACGCGGCCGGCCCACACGGGGGCGAGCGAGCCGACGAGGGCGAGGACCGTCGCCACGACGACGAGCTGTCGGACGAAGGGGGTGGCCCCCCGCTCCACGCGCGTCGCCCAGTGCGCGAGCAGCCCCACCCCGATCGCGACGGGCAGCCGGACCAGGAGGTCGGCCTTGTGGACGTTGCGGAAGGGCGCCAGCGGTCCGTCGAGCCACCGCTGCACGATCTCCGCGAGCGGGCCGGAGGCCGAGCCGGACCGTCCGACTGCCATGGCGACGACCCCGAGGAGGACGAGTGCCAGGGCCCACCGGGTGAGGTGCGCGTCCTCGCGCTCGGGGCGCCGCCGCACGAGCCCGGCGAGCCCCAGGCCGGCGAGCACCGACGTCGCGATGATCGCGTCGACGGACTGGGCGAGGACCCAGCCGGACTGCCAGGTCGGGTGCTCCCCCGCCGTGAGGATGTAGGCGATCCAGTGGTTGGCGCCGCGCAGCACATTGGTCACCGAGGCCACGGCGGTCGTCGTCGAGGCGACCTCGATGTGGTCGAGGAAAGGGTAGGAGTAGCGGCCGAGCACGAGCAGCGGCCCGAGCCACCACGCAGCCCCCGCTGCCGCACCCAGGCACCACCACGCGAGCGCGCGCACGCGGCGCCGCCCGGCGGGAGCGAGCAGCAGCCACATGGCTGCCGGCACGAGCGCGACGAGCGAGACGGTCGCGTTGACCCCGCCGAGGCAGGCGGCGAGCAGCCCGGTGACCACGGCCATCCGACGCCGGTCACCGGCCGTCGTTCCGGGGGCGACCCCCTTCGCCGCCACGAGGAGCAACCACGGCGCGACCGCCTGCGGCCAGACCTCGACGGAGATCTCCGACAGGACGGTCAGTACCCGGGGCGACAGGGCGAAGGCGCCGCCGACGAGCAGCGCGGGGATCGTCGGCAGGCCCGCGAGACGCCGGGCCACCCGCTCCGCACCGACGAAGCCGACGACGAGCAGAAGCGTCCACCACACCCGCTGGACGGCCCAGCCGGGTGCGCCGACCGCGTCGCCGAGCAGGAAGACCGGCCCCATCGGGAAGAGGTAGCCGTAGGCCTGGTTCTGCAGCTCACCGATGCCGGTGTGGTCGTTCCACGCCCACAGGGCACGGCCGAGGTAGCGGGCCGGGGAGAGCACGAGGTCGGTCTTGGTGTCCGGCTGGAGCGTGCCCGGCGCGACGAGCCAGGGCAGGACGGCGACGAGCAGGGTCGCGGCGAGGCGCTGGATGCGTGACCTGACCGCCTCGACCGCGGTCATCGGCGACGCAGGACGAGCAGGAGGTTCCACGTGACGACCTCGCGCAGACCCGGCACCCGCAGGAGGGCGGCGCAGCCGTCGGGCAGATACCGCGGCCGGGCCACGAGAACCTGGGCGTCCGCCCCCTTCGCCCAGTCCAGGCCCTGGCGCACGCTCACCCGATGGAGGGTCTCGCCGACGCGGTTCTTGGGCAGGTGCCCGTGCTTGCGCTCGTAGCGGCGGATCGCCCGCTCGCCGCCGAGCCAGTGCCACGGGGAGGTCTCGTGCCCACCCCACGGGGAGAGCCAGTTGGTGTACGACAGCAGGACGACACCACCGCGCCGGGTCACGCGCAGCATCTCGTCGGCCACGGCCTCCGGGTCCGGCACGTGCTCCCACATGTTGCTCGAGAAGACGACGTCGACGCTGCCGTCGGCCAGGGGCAGGCGCAGGGCGTCGCCGACGACTCCCCCGTCACGCACCGACGCGACCGAGGCATCGTGGTCGACCGGGACGTAGCGCGCGCCCTCGGCACGGAAGGCGCGGGCGAACTCGCTCGGCCCGGCGCCGACGTCGAGGACGGTGCGGCCGGCGAGGTCGGTGTGCTCACGCAGCAGGGCGATCGAGTCGCTCGCGAGGGTCGAGTAGAAGACCTCCGGCTGCGTCTGCTCGAGGAGGAAGGCGCGGAAGAGGCGGACCGACCGGCGCAGCCCACGGCGCTGCATCGGGGCGGGGGTCATCGGCACCCCACCATCATGGACGACGCGCCAGAAGCTGCAGCGTGGGACGGCTGCGCGGTGCCACGACCCGCTGGCCGATGACGAGGGGCACGCTGGCCACCGCCGCCGCGAGCACGGACCTCGAGCCGAGGACACCTCGCGGGCGCTCGCCGGGGCGCACCGCCCGAGCGAGGCTCGCGGCGTCGACGCTCAGGCTGTCGAGCAGCAGACGGCGCACCTCGATGTCGACGAAGCCGGCCCGCTCAGCCGCCCGCGCCAGCGAGTCGGCGGTGAAGAAGCGGATGTGCGTCGGGTCCTC
Encoded proteins:
- a CDS encoding alpha-(1->3)-arabinofuranosyltransferase family protein encodes the protein MEPPARPASPMTAVEAVRSRIQRLAATLLVAVLPWLVAPGTLQPDTKTDLVLSPARYLGRALWAWNDHTGIGELQNQAYGYLFPMGPVFLLGDAVGAPGWAVQRVWWTLLLVVGFVGAERVARRLAGLPTIPALLVGGAFALSPRVLTVLSEISVEVWPQAVAPWLLLVAAKGVAPGTTAGDRRRMAVVTGLLAACLGGVNATVSLVALVPAAMWLLLAPAGRRRVRALAWWCLGAAAGAAWWLGPLLVLGRYSYPFLDHIEVASTTTAVASVTNVLRGANHWIAYILTAGEHPTWQSGWVLAQSVDAIIATSVLAGLGLAGLVRRRPEREDAHLTRWALALVLLGVVAMAVGRSGSASGPLAEIVQRWLDGPLAPFRNVHKADLLVRLPVAIGVGLLAHWATRVERGATPFVRQLVVVATVLALVGSLAPVWAGRVGDAWAPTDVPQTWRAAASEVDTMAASDGGTTLVLPGARTADYTWGRVTDEPLGALAASPVLARAAAPLGHPAATRVLDEVDELVATGRRQPQLATGLRRLGISRVVVRGGLDPDVGAVDSPSVAATLAASPGLTRVWSRGDGSEEVSIWRLDVPATPVSVVPQGGVVGVAGAPEAWFALVATGLLDPAAVTTTAGGSADVRTDTLRWQALNSGRPPAAGHSPTLAADNLWPELLGTRDLEPGGQERGRTTRFHDGITRVAVSSSAADPFARQWRSAGDGPASMVDGDPRTAWVSGDGARTQRVTLTLAPGARPTALLVHEAWGGDLAGLAAVEVDGSDGVRVGSTTTWRIPLDGRERRTVTLELTRASEAAAQAPLGIREVQLEDGPRIETGLTVPAGDGPVLITRDPRAGADLAAGEDPQDLVREVGDLPESSISTTVRLRPGDDAQDLVTAPWSLVGSTQPATAEAARDLTRWPVAAVDGDPATRWRPAPGAEPVLDIDLGQEQAVSTITLDRAAGPVTVATDDERYVLPSGTTLTIPQQSTRHLTLTFARPRTQAAWSGPEVTVEGVPGPASRVSLECSEAGAVGRDSGRIGLALTASRSALVSGAAVPATSCGNLPAGSGTVTAAAAGPLVPEMVTLTPQGWQRAAAEPDRTVTSTREHTGRWQVDVGRGGEGLLVLSQGANAGWRATTEDGSILEPVTVDGWRQAFVVPAGGAVGVTVDFVPNGHHRLALGIGALLAGLLVLWGALEVWLRRRSGAVTTADGEAAVVHATVRDVDADVDTELGDVAADAEAGVAPFVLGVLLGALVGLLVAGWWGLLAGAVGAVLPVRRRATAVALVLGAAGIALAVLGVAERQSAGSLVSQVLGAVTLGVLAAALVRPSSGARDAAPDAPAGTTTGAPDPR
- a CDS encoding class I SAM-dependent methyltransferase; translated protein: MTPAPMQRRGLRRSVRLFRAFLLEQTQPEVFYSTLASDSIALLREHTDLAGRTVLDVGAGPSEFARAFRAEGARYVPVDHDASVASVRDGGVVGDALRLPLADGSVDVVFSSNMWEHVPDPEAVADEMLRVTRRGGVVLLSYTNWLSPWGGHETSPWHWLGGERAIRRYERKHGHLPKNRVGETLHRVSVRQGLDWAKGADAQVLVARPRYLPDGCAALLRVPGLREVVTWNLLLVLRRR